From Leptospira limi, one genomic window encodes:
- the coxB gene encoding cytochrome c oxidase subunit II, translated as MSWSSLIPATSFMPIQATEIAKEVDLLYAFLIIASLVSFVILIGGMTWFLIKFKRTSLDQKSAYITHNNFAEFLWSFIPLVIMMGIFYWGMVIFEKLRTPPEDIAAEIHVTAEQWAWTYRYANGKEFYSSGNDPMIVPAGKATKLILTSKDVIHSFYVPAFRTKQDAVPGKLTQLWFEPKQPGEYIVFCTEYCGTKHSGMMIKIKAIPSEEYAAWYHAEKKGADTPADLGKVLFAQKACASCHSLDGSRIVGPTMKGLFGSNRKFADGSQTKADENYLRESILVSSAKIVEGYPPAMPVFQGQLSDADVANLIEYIKSIK; from the coding sequence ATGTCTTGGAGCAGTCTCATTCCAGCGACCTCGTTCATGCCTATCCAGGCCACTGAAATCGCAAAAGAAGTCGATCTTCTCTATGCGTTTCTGATCATTGCAAGCCTTGTTTCGTTTGTCATCTTGATTGGTGGAATGACATGGTTCCTCATCAAGTTCAAACGTACAAGCTTAGACCAGAAATCCGCATATATTACTCACAATAATTTTGCAGAGTTTCTTTGGTCTTTTATCCCTCTCGTCATCATGATGGGAATTTTCTACTGGGGGATGGTGATTTTCGAAAAATTGAGAACCCCACCAGAAGACATTGCGGCCGAGATTCATGTGACTGCAGAGCAGTGGGCATGGACTTACCGTTATGCAAATGGAAAAGAGTTCTACAGCTCTGGAAACGATCCAATGATTGTGCCAGCTGGCAAAGCAACCAAACTCATCCTCACTTCAAAAGATGTGATCCATAGTTTTTATGTTCCAGCATTCCGAACCAAACAAGATGCGGTTCCAGGAAAACTCACACAACTATGGTTTGAACCAAAACAACCAGGGGAATACATCGTGTTCTGTACAGAATACTGTGGAACCAAACACTCCGGTATGATGATCAAAATCAAAGCAATTCCATCTGAAGAATATGCGGCATGGTACCACGCTGAGAAAAAAGGCGCTGACACTCCTGCTGATCTCGGTAAGGTTTTGTTTGCACAAAAAGCTTGTGCTTCTTGCCATTCCCTTGACGGATCAAGAATTGTCGGACCGACAATGAAAGGTCTTTTTGGATCCAACAGAAAGTTTGCTGATGGAAGCCAAACAAAGGCTGATGAAAATTACCTTCGTGAATCCATCCTTGTATCATCTGCAAAGATTGTAGAAGGGTATCCACCAGCGATGCCGGTATTCCAAGGCCAATTGTCTGATGCAGACGTTGCCAACTTAATTGAATATATCAAATCCATTAAATAA
- a CDS encoding heme o synthase, with protein sequence MFRLWNQLTKPRVTVLVLATVLPGMYLGTTGYPSFSAILITLFGTYLMSSASFILNQYIERERDAVMYRTKQRPIPAGEISPTNALLLGIFVAIVAFVILTYFVNLLTAVCALSALLLYVFLYTIWLKPRTEQNIVIGGISGCIGPLIGYAAMANSLPIQAWIMFLMIFLWTPAHFWALAIFLKDDYEFAGIPMMPVVSGIQKTVNQIFIYAIAYSVSVIGFYFVDDRMGYLFLLSAIVLTILILTFAFRLKQSMDKGFAKRFFFFSILHLFLVSIVIVIDSKI encoded by the coding sequence ATGTTCCGTTTGTGGAACCAACTGACAAAACCGAGAGTAACAGTGCTTGTACTGGCCACAGTACTACCGGGAATGTATCTCGGAACAACGGGGTACCCTAGTTTTAGCGCCATTCTGATTACTTTATTTGGAACCTATTTAATGAGTTCTGCTTCTTTTATCCTCAATCAATACATTGAGAGAGAAAGAGATGCTGTCATGTATAGAACAAAACAAAGGCCAATCCCTGCAGGTGAAATTTCTCCCACAAATGCATTATTACTTGGAATTTTTGTTGCGATCGTCGCCTTTGTGATCTTAACTTATTTCGTTAATCTTCTAACAGCTGTTTGTGCACTTTCAGCATTATTATTGTATGTATTTTTGTATACAATTTGGTTAAAACCAAGAACAGAACAAAATATTGTGATTGGTGGAATCTCGGGTTGTATTGGGCCACTCATTGGCTATGCAGCGATGGCCAATTCGCTACCCATCCAAGCGTGGATCATGTTCCTCATGATTTTCCTTTGGACCCCTGCTCATTTTTGGGCCCTTGCCATTTTTCTAAAGGATGATTATGAATTTGCGGGCATTCCTATGATGCCTGTTGTTTCTGGCATTCAAAAGACAGTGAATCAAATTTTTATCTATGCTATCGCCTACTCAGTTTCGGTCATTGGGTTTTATTTTGTCGATGATCGAATGGGGTATTTGTTTTTATTGTCTGCCATCGTACTCACAATTCTCATCCTTACATTTGCCTTCCGATTGAAACAGTCTATGGACAAAGGCTTTGCAAAACGTTTTTTCTTTTTTAGTATTTTACACTTATTTCTTGTGAGTATAGTCATCGTAATCGATTCTAAAATTTAG
- a CDS encoding citrate/2-methylcitrate synthase, with protein sequence MSEVEIHIKGKTYKLPVITGTDGKEGIDLTDFYRKTGLVTVDPGLFNTALGLSKVSRRDPEKGELTYRGYDLKELAYQSTFVETSFLLIYGNLPTKQELNDFSSRLSKHSMIHEDMLNLFDGFPGVANPLAVLSVMVTSLSSYYLEEYEEKLDMGVDLIARLLAKIRTIAAFTYKHAVGHPFVYPLDKNPYCTNFLYMMHKLPADNYNVPEEFDRILNQMWILHADHEQNVSNTAVQVVGSTQANLFASISAGIMAQWGAREGGRPTAAIGLIEDIIKTKTPVKDYFERFKRGGLTIRTNGFGQKAYDVVSPRAQVAREIIKEFYKNRKLSAVEDIALQIDEVVWNDSYFMENLLYPNLEYYSGLVFHTLGIPKNMFSVMQVIGRLPGWLAHWREQRMKGDFSKVRPKQIYVGENQRKYIPIANRL encoded by the coding sequence ATGAGTGAAGTGGAAATCCACATCAAAGGCAAAACATATAAACTTCCAGTGATTACTGGAACTGATGGAAAAGAAGGTATCGACCTTACTGACTTTTACCGAAAAACAGGGCTCGTTACTGTAGACCCTGGTCTTTTTAATACTGCCCTTGGTTTATCAAAGGTTTCTAGAAGGGATCCCGAAAAAGGGGAACTCACTTACCGTGGTTATGACTTAAAAGAATTAGCATACCAATCTACTTTTGTTGAAACTTCATTTTTATTAATTTATGGAAATCTTCCCACAAAACAAGAGTTAAATGATTTTTCAAGTCGCCTCTCCAAACACTCCATGATCCATGAAGATATGTTAAATCTATTTGATGGATTCCCGGGTGTTGCGAACCCTCTTGCTGTTCTATCTGTGATGGTAACTTCTTTATCTAGTTATTACTTAGAAGAATACGAAGAAAAATTAGATATGGGTGTGGATTTGATTGCACGTTTACTTGCTAAAATTCGTACCATTGCTGCTTTTACTTACAAACACGCAGTGGGACATCCTTTTGTATACCCACTCGATAAAAATCCATATTGCACAAACTTTTTGTATATGATGCACAAACTCCCAGCAGACAATTATAATGTCCCTGAAGAATTTGATCGTATCCTAAACCAAATGTGGATTCTACATGCAGACCATGAACAAAATGTATCCAATACCGCCGTACAAGTAGTAGGTTCCACACAAGCCAATCTCTTTGCATCTATCTCTGCAGGGATTATGGCACAATGGGGAGCAAGGGAAGGGGGAAGGCCAACTGCTGCGATTGGACTCATCGAAGACATCATCAAAACAAAAACTCCTGTGAAAGATTATTTTGAAAGATTCAAAAGGGGAGGACTCACCATCCGTACGAATGGATTTGGACAAAAAGCTTATGATGTGGTAAGTCCAAGAGCACAGGTCGCAAGAGAGATCATCAAAGAATTTTACAAAAACCGCAAACTCAGTGCGGTAGAAGACATTGCTTTACAAATTGATGAAGTTGTCTGGAACGATTCTTACTTTATGGAAAATCTTTTGTACCCGAATTTAGAATACTATTCTGGATTGGTGTTCCATACATTGGGAATCCCGAAAAATATGTTTTCTGTCATGCAAGTGATTGGAAGGCTTCCAGGTTGGCTTGCCCATTGGAGAGAACAAAGGATGAAAGGAGATTTCTCAAAAGTTCGTCCAAAACAAATCTATGTGGGCGAAAACCAAAGAAAGTACATCCCAATCGCCAACCGTCTCTAA
- a CDS encoding SCO family protein codes for MNIRLLICFCILVSFGSVSAYDPHSNLTRENKLPKELENIGFSDVTGKTLKLDIPFRDEQGKEVLFSDFLSQGKPILLSPVYFKCPTLCNFHLNGVFKSLKELDWTLGKEYQYIAVSIDPKENEAVSFPKKGAYLKDYDRVGAETGLHLLTGTQESIDTLTKQLDFRYAWDAEAKQYIHASGVYVLTPNGRVSRIFQGIQLEPRDLKFAFVEASSGKIGSFVDKFALFCFQFDPRKNKYTIYAYRMMQFGGAVTLLLLGAFLYINWRKITNNNRQGVT; via the coding sequence GTGAACATCCGTCTTCTCATTTGTTTCTGTATTCTCGTTTCCTTTGGGTCAGTGTCTGCTTATGACCCTCACTCAAATTTAACAAGGGAAAACAAACTCCCTAAAGAATTAGAAAACATTGGATTTTCGGATGTCACGGGCAAAACTCTCAAGCTAGACATTCCCTTTCGTGATGAACAAGGAAAAGAAGTTCTTTTTTCCGATTTTCTTTCACAAGGGAAACCTATCCTTCTCTCTCCTGTTTACTTCAAATGCCCAACTTTGTGTAACTTCCACCTCAACGGAGTTTTCAAAAGTTTAAAGGAACTCGATTGGACTTTGGGAAAAGAATACCAATACATCGCAGTTTCCATTGATCCGAAAGAAAACGAGGCGGTATCGTTTCCCAAAAAAGGTGCTTATTTGAAGGATTACGACAGGGTAGGAGCAGAAACAGGTCTCCACTTACTCACGGGCACACAGGAATCCATTGATACACTCACAAAACAATTGGATTTCCGATACGCGTGGGATGCAGAAGCAAAACAATACATCCATGCCAGTGGTGTCTATGTTTTGACTCCTAATGGGAGAGTGTCTCGTATCTTCCAAGGCATCCAACTTGAACCTAGGGATTTAAAATTTGCCTTTGTTGAGGCATCTTCAGGTAAGATTGGGAGTTTTGTAGATAAGTTTGCTTTATTTTGCTTTCAATTTGATCCTAGAAAAAATAAATATACGATATACGCATACAGGATGATGCAATTCGGGGGGGCGGTCACCTTACTCCTTCTCGGTGCGTTTTTATACATAAACTGGCGAAAAATAACAAATAACAACCGTCAAGGAGTCACATAG
- a CDS encoding COX15/CtaA family protein has product MTLKRFYTILSAMILLNLLYGPLVRATDSGLACPDWPLCHGKFVPEFTFQIFMEVGHRYYSGILGILVGIGFVWILKNPETRKPLGIPAGLSLLFLISQVILGGLTVTKLLHPTTVNLHLLNAVLLLSSCLTIRLLIPEAKNSTFDTNKRGKYYFAIVLIVVLYQLFLGGKVSSHYAGLACPDFPTCHGEWFPEMVGTIRFHMEHRLFGYLTALLVLSLSAYAILTLENPKVKQFLKLAAYLVSIQIFLGAMNVLYHLPKLITGLHTLNGVLVFLCCFIASFYHFRTNKEEAH; this is encoded by the coding sequence ATGACACTCAAACGTTTTTACACCATCCTTTCCGCAATGATCCTTCTCAATTTACTCTATGGCCCCCTAGTTCGGGCTACAGATTCTGGACTCGCATGCCCTGATTGGCCTTTATGCCATGGGAAATTTGTCCCAGAGTTTACATTCCAGATTTTTATGGAAGTAGGGCATCGGTATTATTCAGGGATCTTAGGAATCCTCGTTGGGATTGGGTTTGTATGGATTCTAAAAAATCCTGAAACAAGAAAACCTTTGGGAATTCCAGCAGGACTCTCACTCCTATTTCTCATTTCACAAGTCATTCTCGGTGGATTAACCGTCACAAAGCTTCTTCACCCAACAACTGTTAACTTGCATTTGCTCAATGCAGTCCTTTTGTTATCATCATGTCTAACGATACGATTGTTGATTCCAGAAGCTAAAAATTCAACCTTTGATACAAACAAAAGAGGGAAATACTATTTTGCGATTGTACTCATTGTTGTATTGTATCAATTATTTTTAGGTGGAAAAGTAAGTTCTCATTATGCAGGTTTGGCTTGCCCAGACTTTCCTACATGCCATGGAGAGTGGTTCCCAGAAATGGTAGGAACCATTCGATTTCATATGGAACATCGTCTCTTTGGTTATCTAACGGCATTACTTGTGCTTTCTTTATCTGCGTATGCGATCCTCACATTAGAAAACCCAAAAGTGAAACAGTTCTTAAAACTAGCGGCTTATTTAGTTTCGATCCAAATCTTTTTAGGTGCGATGAATGTATTATATCATTTGCCAAAATTAATCACAGGCCTCCATACACTCAATGGAGTCCTAGTCTTTTTATGCTGTTTCATCGCATCTTTTTATCATTTTAGAACCAATAAAGAAGAGGCCCATTGA
- a CDS encoding TPM domain-containing protein gives MSVLARYFSKTDLDEIKSAVGEAESKTSAEIVPFFAESSHQYKEWSWFGAFLTGGITGISFYTAQNVYGLVWGNESMFAILSVWVGAIIGLGVFTLFPKLRILLVPKNSKQYFVELRTKEAFLEEEVFRTKNRTGILIYISLFEHFVRVYPDKEIARVVPKSEWNEAVRLIIEGMKTGKKKEGIVSSILFCGDLLKKYNIKIEKDDKNEISNEIRDGGNLM, from the coding sequence ATGAGTGTACTTGCGCGTTATTTCTCAAAAACAGATTTAGATGAAATCAAATCCGCTGTTGGCGAAGCAGAATCAAAAACTTCAGCCGAAATTGTTCCATTTTTCGCTGAATCCTCCCATCAGTACAAAGAGTGGTCATGGTTTGGTGCTTTTTTAACAGGCGGCATAACAGGCATTAGTTTTTATACTGCTCAAAATGTTTATGGCTTGGTATGGGGAAATGAATCTATGTTTGCGATTCTTTCCGTTTGGGTAGGAGCCATCATTGGACTTGGAGTTTTCACTTTATTCCCTAAACTTCGAATCCTTCTTGTTCCCAAAAATTCGAAACAATACTTCGTTGAGTTAAGGACCAAGGAAGCATTCTTGGAGGAAGAGGTATTTCGAACTAAAAATCGCACTGGAATTCTCATTTATATTTCCCTTTTCGAACATTTTGTACGGGTGTATCCAGATAAAGAAATCGCAAGAGTTGTTCCAAAATCGGAATGGAATGAAGCAGTTAGGCTCATCATCGAAGGAATGAAAACAGGAAAAAAGAAAGAGGGAATTGTTTCGAGTATTCTCTTCTGTGGCGATTTACTAAAAAAATATAATATCAAAATCGAAAAAGATGATAAAAACGAAATTTCCAATGAAATCCGTGACGGTGGGAATTTGATGTGA
- a CDS encoding TPM domain-containing protein — protein sequence MNRFRIFSLILLCSFPAVTFSYPVPKLERRVMDHAGILSQATVDQLESNLKQFEAETSNQIAVYTTPSLHDETIEEVANEIFDEWKLGQKSKNNGVLLIIAPNERKMRIAVGRGLEGALTDLQAKQIIRNELRPSFKSGDMDGGVTAGVNAIMAAIRGEYAPSEDDVQTSGRQTTADVIPSGIVGGIFTLISIFIPSFGGVIFTIIGLLSMVPFLFLFLGSTFGLITAIVLFILVMYLRSKIGSNIGGGGSSGGGYYGGWSSGGDSWSSSDSSDSWSGGGGDSAGGGSSGDW from the coding sequence ATGAATCGATTTCGTATCTTTAGTTTGATCTTGTTGTGTTCTTTCCCTGCCGTTACCTTCAGTTACCCAGTTCCAAAATTGGAAAGAAGGGTAATGGACCATGCTGGCATTTTATCACAAGCAACAGTCGACCAATTGGAATCAAATTTAAAACAATTTGAAGCTGAGACAAGTAACCAAATCGCAGTATACACAACACCAAGCCTTCATGATGAAACGATTGAAGAAGTTGCCAATGAAATTTTCGACGAATGGAAACTAGGCCAAAAATCGAAAAACAATGGAGTTCTCCTGATCATTGCACCTAACGAACGCAAAATGAGAATTGCAGTTGGCAGAGGACTTGAAGGTGCACTCACAGATTTACAAGCAAAACAAATCATCCGAAATGAACTTCGTCCCAGTTTTAAATCGGGTGATATGGACGGTGGAGTTACCGCAGGAGTGAATGCAATTATGGCAGCCATACGCGGGGAGTATGCACCGAGTGAGGATGATGTTCAAACTTCTGGAAGGCAAACCACTGCTGATGTGATTCCATCTGGCATTGTTGGTGGAATTTTCACCTTAATTTCTATCTTTATCCCATCTTTTGGTGGAGTGATCTTCACTATCATCGGTTTACTATCGATGGTACCGTTTTTATTCTTATTCCTTGGAAGTACATTCGGACTCATAACAGCCATTGTTTTATTTATCCTAGTTATGTACCTAAGGAGTAAAATTGGATCCAACATAGGTGGTGGCGGATCCAGCGGTGGTGGATATTACGGAGGTTGGTCTTCTGGTGGGGATTCATGGTCTTCGAGTGATTCGAGTGACAGTTGGTCAGGTGGAGGTGGAGATTCCGCAGGTGGTGGTTCTTCCGGAGACTGGTAA
- a CDS encoding SpoIIE family protein phosphatase, whose product MGFLWSLVLLSCSMTEVPPTASKGHLTADTYLSQSHKTIQLTGEWEYYPGLLFSPTELPELKSIREPHYFMVPGVWTKSFLDKGFLAGDGYATFQLEMVHGLKGIPLSMKVPEMESAYILFVDGERLSSNGFVSTSYQTGIPEYRPQIIDFIPKENHTSFLIQISNYHHRKGGPAQVITLGRTSDIHKQYEFEILRDMLLVGSILFMGLYHIFLYWNRKKDPFTYWFALTCILVALRVFITGNKYLVQLYPNLPWEIHLKLSYLSFFFITPIFAKYVYLLFKPYFSRRIYELLKYFGFAFCFIVLVTRSSFYTYLMVPFQIFTLFGAIYTVLVLTRSIRDSLPGSVIFLFSFLVFVASFVNDILVNNLIINSPLTIHFGIFMMFFVQSIYIARNFSKGFVDAENLAIELSEKNQTLQKVQNQITILNERLETRVKDKTIELQSKLDQITKDMKLAKSIIQSVTKVPDMDPHIKVDILYKPTADVGGDIFFVKRIQDFYYRFFLGDATGHGLQAALYSMMIQSEFERVSAVAMRPNDLLFYMNQHFYDKNADLRIYFPALVMDFDFHQSILRYAGGGVQNQIILRKNADPVILENTGPIIGILEHYRYGIFESKVESGDRIFLFTDGLFEELNEADGLQAWDDLLSVIRSTRDLPFQEVISSVQTMLYQKMNKSSWKDDSTLIFIEIT is encoded by the coding sequence ATGGGATTCCTTTGGAGTTTGGTACTTTTGTCATGTTCTATGACAGAAGTACCGCCTACCGCTTCGAAAGGCCATCTAACAGCCGATACTTATTTATCACAATCTCACAAAACAATTCAACTCACTGGGGAGTGGGAATATTACCCGGGGCTTTTGTTTTCTCCTACGGAGCTGCCAGAACTTAAATCCATCCGTGAACCCCATTATTTTATGGTGCCTGGAGTTTGGACAAAGTCCTTTCTCGACAAAGGATTTTTGGCAGGAGATGGGTATGCTACCTTTCAATTGGAAATGGTTCATGGCCTAAAAGGAATTCCATTGTCCATGAAAGTTCCTGAAATGGAATCCGCTTATATATTGTTTGTTGATGGTGAACGATTATCATCAAATGGTTTTGTTTCTACATCTTACCAAACGGGAATACCCGAATACAGACCACAAATCATTGATTTTATACCGAAAGAAAACCACACTTCCTTTTTAATCCAAATTTCGAATTACCATCATAGAAAAGGTGGCCCAGCCCAAGTTATCACTTTGGGTCGAACCTCAGACATACACAAACAATACGAATTTGAAATCCTTAGAGATATGTTACTCGTCGGTAGCATCCTATTTATGGGCTTGTATCATATTTTCCTTTATTGGAATCGCAAAAAAGATCCATTTACCTATTGGTTTGCTCTCACTTGTATCCTTGTTGCCTTACGTGTTTTCATCACTGGAAATAAATACCTAGTCCAATTGTATCCAAACCTTCCATGGGAAATTCACTTAAAACTCAGTTACTTAAGTTTTTTCTTCATCACTCCTATATTTGCAAAGTATGTTTATTTATTATTTAAACCATATTTTTCAAGAAGGATATATGAACTCCTTAAATACTTTGGGTTTGCTTTTTGTTTCATCGTGCTTGTTACACGTTCTTCGTTTTACACATATTTGATGGTCCCTTTCCAGATATTTACTCTATTTGGAGCAATTTATACTGTTTTAGTTTTAACAAGGTCAATCCGAGATTCTTTACCAGGTTCCGTTATTTTTCTTTTTAGTTTTTTGGTTTTTGTCGCTAGTTTTGTAAACGATATCTTAGTAAACAATCTCATCATTAATTCTCCGCTCACTATCCACTTCGGGATTTTTATGATGTTCTTCGTACAATCGATTTACATTGCGCGAAATTTTTCAAAGGGATTTGTAGATGCAGAAAACCTTGCGATTGAATTATCAGAAAAAAACCAAACACTGCAAAAAGTACAAAACCAAATTACCATTTTAAATGAACGGTTAGAAACAAGAGTCAAAGACAAAACCATCGAATTACAAAGTAAGTTGGACCAAATTACTAAGGATATGAAACTTGCAAAGTCCATCATCCAAAGTGTTACAAAGGTTCCTGATATGGATCCACACATCAAAGTGGACATTCTGTACAAACCAACGGCTGATGTAGGTGGAGATATTTTCTTTGTCAAAAGAATTCAAGATTTTTATTATCGATTCTTTTTGGGAGATGCAACGGGCCATGGATTACAAGCTGCATTGTATTCTATGATGATCCAATCTGAATTTGAAAGAGTTTCTGCTGTTGCAATGCGACCTAACGATCTTTTGTTTTATATGAACCAACATTTTTATGATAAAAATGCTGATTTAAGAATTTATTTTCCTGCTCTTGTTATGGATTTCGATTTCCACCAAAGTATCCTCCGTTATGCGGGAGGTGGTGTACAAAACCAAATCATTCTAAGAAAAAATGCAGACCCAGTTATTTTGGAAAATACAGGCCCAATCATTGGTATTTTGGAACACTACCGGTACGGAATTTTTGAATCAAAAGTGGAATCGGGGGATCGAATTTTTTTGTTTACCGATGGTTTGTTTGAAGAATTAAACGAAGCAGATGGTTTGCAAGCATGGGATGATTTATTGTCCGTGATCCGAAGTACGAGAGACTTACCTTTCCAGGAAGTCATCTCATCCGTCCAAACCATGTTGTATCAGAAGATGAATAAATCGAGTTGGAAAGATGATTCCACTCTCATATTCATTGAAATCACCTAA
- a CDS encoding STAS domain-containing protein → MMEEFKIRLGFENGGNLPVIHISGEITSEAEEEIVQSYESIPQDKRTRVILNFSETSYINSAGIATLISLITKSSENQGKIEFAGLNTHFRKVMDIVGLTDFVLIHDSLNSALAQV, encoded by the coding sequence ATGATGGAAGAGTTTAAGATTCGATTGGGTTTTGAGAATGGTGGAAACCTCCCGGTGATCCACATTTCTGGCGAAATCACATCCGAAGCGGAAGAAGAAATTGTGCAATCTTACGAATCGATTCCACAAGACAAACGCACACGAGTGATCCTCAACTTTTCCGAAACCTCGTACATCAACTCAGCTGGCATTGCCACTCTCATTAGTCTCATCACAAAATCTTCTGAGAACCAAGGTAAAATTGAATTCGCAGGTCTCAACACCCACTTTCGAAAGGTGATGGACATTGTAGGTTTAACTGATTTTGTTCTCATCCACGATTCTCTCAATTCTGCACTCGCCCAAGTGTAA
- a CDS encoding c-type cytochrome → MNSKKVLVSLLAVSFAFVMVACGDSKPKEEAPAVQETSASADPDLVKGEELYLQNCSSCHGEKGAGDGAAAAALNPKPRNYKAPAAEWKNGNTIAGITKTLKEGIKGSPMVAYGHLGDDNIKILAKYVEHLSKN, encoded by the coding sequence ATGAACTCAAAAAAAGTATTAGTCTCTCTACTCGCTGTCTCCTTCGCATTTGTGATGGTGGCTTGTGGCGACTCCAAACCAAAAGAAGAAGCACCTGCAGTGCAAGAAACCAGTGCCAGTGCTGATCCTGATTTAGTGAAAGGGGAAGAATTATACCTCCAAAACTGTTCTTCTTGCCACGGTGAAAAAGGGGCTGGTGACGGAGCTGCTGCGGCTGCACTCAATCCAAAACCACGTAACTACAAAGCTCCTGCTGCTGAATGGAAAAATGGAAACACAATCGCAGGAATCACAAAAACTTTGAAAGAAGGAATCAAAGGATCTCCAATGGTAGCTTATGGCCATTTGGGTGATGACAATATCAAAATCCTTGCAAAATACGTAGAACACCTTTCTAAAAATTAA